Proteins from a genomic interval of Trifolium pratense cultivar HEN17-A07 linkage group LG6, ARS_RC_1.1, whole genome shotgun sequence:
- the LOC123891246 gene encoding uncharacterized protein LOC123891246: MIAPIPTSHSNSNHLLPPLSTLHQHNHQKRKREQEQEQVKMCQTSQQQTTIPHSPSPQFQFHPSTPEKSTHFSPPPSLLQRMQRDKCFSCNQIGHWTQNCPNKTPNNNNNSKKPDSANQQIWCRCGYGVCGSKQSGTAKNCGRWYFTCPIERGARCNWVKWCDEHILESDLRPPLLKYPLCDCGAGVCRRVVETGQCCYFACPIKKSHGSCGYRVLEYELLNKARNDEPVNNTSVVPIQQSRHRDLNEFFEGDQTDTSVINLDNDMAEGSDLLSKRMRLTDGSENSSPVAVSEIPEGKCGGSPIEVVVISDIPEGKCGGSPIVMANSQPVDFPEIKFEDDDLETINLASWDAIDAEARLSFSTPSRISCRQSVFQKDILSADVSFGINSQSECRDVVIKSPNQGTQLSPGSEVKLKGFLIEAQKRLLDDLENLDFDQYESMRVTAEATFFLLNCSGFQCKQFSDYVWDFINLATSLAEIDKSMENSPTLEEYSKLLEEERLKLANIKDECTKTEALLQSSNQKRKFLSEEVSRLEAVLREKQNELKFCDLETVKFETRLGDVKRRMLEADETVEDRILQTEAARIKVKERDTKEIAARIALKNAKHALEN, translated from the exons ATGATCGCACCAATTCCAACGTCTCATTCCAATTCCAACCATCTTCTTCCTCCACTTTCCACTCTACATCAACACAatcatcaaaaaagaaaaagagaacaagaacaagaacaagtaAAAATGTGTCAAACATCACAACAACAAACCACAATTCCTCATTCCCCTTCACCCCAATTTCAATTTCATCCATCTACCCCTGAAAAATCCACTCATTTCTCTCCACCTCCATCACTTCTTCAACGAATGCAACGTGATAAATGCTTTTCCTGTAATCAAATAGGTCACTGGACTCAAAATTGTCCTAACAAAAcccccaacaacaacaacaacagtaaGAAACCCGATTCTGCTAACCAACAAATATGGTGTCGTTGCGGTTACGGTGTTTGTGGTTCCAAACAGTCTGGTACTGCAAAAAACTGTGGGAGGTGGTATTTTACTTGTCCTATAGAAAGG GGTGCACGTTGTAATTGGGTTAAATGGTGTGATGAACACATTCTTGAGAGTGATTTGCGGCCTCCTTTGTTGAAGTATCCTTTGTGTGATTGTGGAGCTGGTGTTTGTAGAAGAGTGGTGGAAACAGGACAGTGCTGCTATTTCGCTTGTCCTATTAAAAAG AGTCACGGCTCTTGTGGTTACCGCGTGTTGGAATATGAACTACTCAATAAAGCAAGAAATGATGAACCGGTTAATAATACAAGCGTCGTTCCTATCCAACAAAGCAGGCACAGAGATCTCAATGAATTTTTTGAAGGAGACCAAACTGACACATCTGTCATAAACCTGGATAATGACATGGCGGAGGGCAGTGATTTGCTATCAAAGAGGATGAGGTTAACGGACGGTTCTGAGAATTCTTCACCTGTTGCTGTATCTGAGATTCCAGAGGGAAAATGTGGAGGATCACCAATAGAGGTGGTGGTCATATCTGATATTCCAGAGGGAAAATGTGGAGGTTCACCAATAGTAATGGCCAATTCACAACCTGTCGATTTTCCAGAAATTAAGTTTGAGGATGATGATCTAGAAACGATAAACTTAGCCTCGTGGGATGCAATTGATGCCGAAGCTCGTCTTTCTTTTTCAACACCGTCAAGGATCAGTTGTCGACAGAGCGTATTTCAGAAGGACATTCTTTCTGCTGATGTATCATTTG GTATTAATAGTCAAAGTGAATGCAGAGATGTTGTGATCAAGAGTCCTAATCAAGGTACCCAACTTTCACCAGGAAGTGAAGTAAAACTAAAAGGCTTTTTGATAGAAGCACAAAAGCGACTTCTTGATGATCTGGAGAATCTGGATTTTGACCAGTATGAGTCTATGCGAGTGACCGCGGAAGCCACTTTTTTTCTGTTAAATTGTTCAGGATTTCAGTGTAAACAATTTTCTGACTATGTATGGGACTTCATCAATCTCGCAACGTCCTTGGCGGAAATTGACAAGTCCATGGAAAATTCACCTACTTTGGAGGAGTACAGTAAACTCTTGGAGGAAGAGAGACTGAAACTGGCCAACATCAAGGATGAGTGTACGAAGACTGAAGCTTTGCTCCAGTCCTCCAATCAGAAGAGAAAATTTCTTTCTGAAGAGGTCTCTCGTCTTGAGGCCGTGCTCCGTGAAAAACAAAATGAGTTGAAATTTTGTGATTTGGAGACAGTGAAGTTTGAGACCCGGCTGGGTGATGTAAAACGAAGAATGTTGGAGGCTGACGAAACCGTAGAAGATAGAATTCTACAAACCGAAGCAGCAAGGATAAAAGTTAAAGAGAGAGACACAAAGGAAATTGCAGCCAGGATAGCATTGAAGAATGCTAAACATGCTTTGGAAAACTAG